The proteins below come from a single Saccharophagus degradans 2-40 genomic window:
- a CDS encoding LysM peptidoglycan-binding domain-containing protein, whose product MKKYLLGVLSAIALSAQVATQAYAEQPQLRDEIPATHTVVKGDTLWDISATFLKNPWMWPEIWHVNAQIENPHLIYPGDVIRLIYVDGKPRLTLDTSGRVYKMSPQARVLSAEEAIETIPLEKINSFLSRSRVVGENDFVGAPYVLSGLDQHLLVGAGDKIYGRGNFAERGTVYGIYRQGEIFKDPETKEILGVQALDIATASLMRVEDDNDAKDDIEIGTLSVSRTTEEVRIGDRFLRQEERPIDSTFFPSAPNTETEGVILAVEGGLTQVGKMDVVVINRGEREGMTAGTVLAVYKRGGVIRDRVSKDRVTLPDERAGVLMIFRTFEKVSFGLILEAERGISVKDKVRNP is encoded by the coding sequence ATGAAAAAATACTTGCTTGGCGTGCTTTCTGCCATCGCCTTATCTGCGCAAGTCGCCACTCAAGCCTACGCGGAACAGCCTCAACTTCGCGATGAGATCCCAGCGACCCATACAGTAGTTAAAGGGGACACGCTGTGGGATATTTCCGCGACCTTCCTTAAGAATCCTTGGATGTGGCCAGAAATTTGGCATGTAAATGCCCAAATTGAAAACCCGCACCTTATCTACCCTGGCGACGTAATTCGCTTGATCTATGTAGATGGCAAACCACGTTTAACGCTCGATACCAGCGGCCGCGTTTATAAAATGTCGCCTCAGGCGCGCGTTTTATCTGCTGAAGAGGCCATTGAAACGATCCCGCTCGAAAAAATTAACAGCTTTTTGTCACGCAGCCGCGTGGTTGGCGAAAACGATTTTGTAGGCGCGCCCTATGTGCTTTCTGGTTTAGATCAGCACTTATTGGTAGGCGCTGGCGATAAAATCTACGGTCGCGGCAATTTTGCCGAGCGCGGCACGGTGTACGGTATTTACCGTCAGGGTGAAATCTTTAAAGACCCAGAAACCAAAGAGATTTTGGGTGTACAGGCGCTCGATATCGCTACTGCATCATTAATGCGTGTAGAAGACGATAACGATGCAAAAGACGATATTGAAATTGGCACCTTAAGTGTTTCTCGCACCACAGAAGAAGTGCGTATCGGCGACCGCTTCTTGCGCCAAGAAGAACGCCCCATCGACTCGACTTTCTTCCCATCGGCCCCTAACACCGAAACCGAAGGTGTCATTTTGGCGGTTGAAGGCGGTTTAACCCAAGTGGGTAAAATGGACGTTGTTGTTATAAACCGCGGCGAGCGCGAAGGCATGACAGCAGGCACGGTACTTGCCGTTTACAAGCGTGGCGGTGTTATACGCGACCGAGTGAGTAAAGATAGAGTAACTTTGCCCGATGAGCGTGCCGGTGTTTTGATGATTTTCCGCACCTTCGAGAAAGTAAGCTTTGGCTTAATATTAGAAGCGGAGCGCGGCATTTCGGTAAAAGATAAAGTACGCAACCCATAA
- the fmt gene encoding methionyl-tRNA formyltransferase encodes MPQHHSLNIVFAGTPEFAARHLEALLQSPHNIVAAYTQPDRPKGRGKKLTASPVKDVAQAAGVPVYQPINFKSEEDQAALAALKPDIMVVVAYGLLLPQVVLDTPTLGCINVHGSLLPRWRGAAPIQRCIEAGDTETGITIMQMDAGLDTGDMLLKTVCDIKADETAATLHDKLAEMGPPALLSALHMLASDTAEPEAQDNSLATYAHKLLKPEAAINWQIDASEIHRRIRAFNPFPICNSELQPADAEPMVVKIYQAQLANGKGAPGAILNANKAGIEVACGSGSIVITSLQLPGKKPMDAASFLNGFGHLVNPPARFGTL; translated from the coding sequence ATGCCCCAACACCATTCGCTTAACATTGTTTTTGCCGGCACCCCTGAGTTTGCCGCCCGCCATTTAGAAGCCCTACTGCAAAGCCCCCACAATATAGTGGCAGCTTATACCCAGCCAGACCGACCCAAAGGGCGCGGTAAAAAACTTACCGCCAGCCCAGTTAAAGACGTTGCCCAAGCCGCTGGCGTACCGGTGTACCAACCAATCAATTTTAAAAGCGAAGAAGATCAAGCTGCACTGGCGGCATTAAAACCCGACATTATGGTAGTGGTAGCCTACGGCTTGTTGTTACCGCAAGTAGTACTCGATACACCTACTTTAGGCTGCATTAATGTGCACGGCTCTTTGTTGCCAAGGTGGCGCGGCGCGGCGCCTATTCAGCGTTGTATTGAGGCGGGCGACACCGAAACCGGCATTACCATTATGCAAATGGACGCAGGCCTAGACACAGGCGATATGTTGTTAAAAACCGTGTGTGATATTAAAGCTGACGAAACCGCGGCCACTTTGCACGACAAGCTTGCTGAAATGGGCCCACCCGCATTGTTATCGGCCCTGCATATGCTGGCTTCCGATACCGCCGAGCCAGAAGCGCAAGATAACAGCCTCGCAACCTACGCCCACAAATTGCTCAAACCCGAAGCCGCAATTAATTGGCAAATAGACGCCAGCGAAATACACCGTCGCATACGCGCGTTTAACCCGTTCCCTATATGTAATAGCGAATTGCAGCCAGCCGATGCCGAGCCAATGGTGGTAAAAATTTATCAAGCGCAGTTAGCCAATGGCAAGGGCGCACCGGGCGCAATACTAAACGCCAACAAAGCGGGCATCGAAGTGGCCTGCGGTAGCGGCTCGATTGTTATCACCAGCCTGCAATTGCCCGGCAAAAAACCAATGGATGCGGCATCGTTTTTAAACGGCTTTGGCCATTTGGTAAACCCGCCCGCTCGCTTTGGCACACTGTAA
- the rsmB gene encoding 16S rRNA (cytosine(967)-C(5))-methyltransferase RsmB: MAKSPNKRITNLRALAAMTLAPVISGSRSLSTILDKALDAVEPKERPLMQTLCLGSLRVFPKIDLIARKLLQKPFKSRDNDVYALIVLGIYQMDYLRTPDHAAIGETVEAAKALNKPWASKLINGVLRNYQREKVALQHKLNGSMAFQHAHPQWFIDLVRADWPQDWQAILAANNQQPPITLRANKRHCDQKTLLEALHKAEVGAHLCEYSRDGITLEGASDIPALPGFNEGHFSVQDEAAQLSASLLDLQANQRVLDCCSAPGGKAGHICEQANNIDLTCLESDASRMPRVEQNLARLGHTAKLIVEDANEVDSWWDGVPFDRILLDAPCSATGVIRRHPDIKLLRRPSDLAKLAQLQAQILRSVWRTLAPGGKLLYATCSVLKQENENIVSHFVSEQNDARHIPLDNNQPVTWGVERPFGRQLFPQENGHDGFYYALLEKTRD; encoded by the coding sequence TTGGCAAAATCGCCTAACAAACGCATTACCAACCTTCGCGCCCTTGCCGCTATGACCTTAGCACCGGTTATTAGCGGCAGCCGCTCGCTCTCGACCATTTTAGATAAAGCCTTGGATGCAGTAGAGCCAAAAGAAAGGCCGCTAATGCAAACACTGTGCTTAGGCAGCTTGCGTGTATTCCCTAAAATTGACCTAATTGCGCGAAAGTTACTGCAAAAACCATTTAAAAGTCGCGATAACGACGTATATGCGCTAATTGTGCTGGGTATTTACCAAATGGATTACCTGCGCACCCCCGACCACGCGGCCATTGGCGAAACAGTAGAAGCCGCCAAAGCGCTAAACAAGCCTTGGGCCAGCAAGCTTATTAATGGTGTGCTGCGCAATTACCAGCGCGAGAAAGTGGCCCTGCAACACAAGCTAAACGGCAGCATGGCTTTTCAACACGCCCACCCACAGTGGTTTATCGATTTAGTGCGCGCCGACTGGCCGCAAGATTGGCAAGCTATTTTGGCAGCTAACAACCAACAGCCACCAATAACATTGCGCGCCAATAAACGTCACTGCGATCAAAAAACACTTTTAGAAGCGCTGCACAAGGCCGAAGTTGGCGCTCACTTATGTGAGTATTCTCGCGATGGAATAACCTTGGAAGGCGCGTCAGATATCCCCGCCCTGCCCGGCTTTAATGAAGGCCACTTTAGCGTGCAAGATGAAGCCGCCCAGCTTTCTGCCAGCTTGCTAGATCTTCAAGCCAACCAGCGAGTGCTCGATTGCTGCTCCGCGCCCGGCGGCAAAGCAGGCCACATATGTGAGCAGGCAAACAACATAGATTTAACCTGTTTAGAGTCTGATGCCAGCCGCATGCCAAGGGTTGAGCAAAACCTTGCCCGCCTCGGCCACACGGCTAAATTAATAGTAGAAGATGCCAACGAGGTGGATAGTTGGTGGGATGGCGTGCCCTTCGATCGCATTCTATTGGATGCCCCCTGCTCCGCCACAGGGGTTATCCGTCGCCACCCAGATATAAAACTACTGCGCCGCCCTTCTGATCTTGCTAAGCTTGCCCAATTACAAGCGCAGATCTTGCGCAGCGTATGGCGTACCTTAGCGCCTGGGGGCAAACTGCTTTACGCCACATGTTCGGTGCTAAAGCAAGAGAACGAAAACATCGTTAGCCATTTTGTAAGCGAACAAAATGATGCGCGACATATCCCTCTCGATAACAATCAACCCGTAACCTGGGGAGTTGAACGTCCATTTGGCCGACAACTGTTCCCACAGGAAAACGGGCACGACGGGTTTTATTACGCGTTACTAGAAAAAACCCGCGACTAA
- the dprA gene encoding DNA-processing protein DprA yields MLSSIEELILFTRLPGVGAATYWQLLDRFPSIHSALQASPEALKPFLSQEALDTLALVRSQKSASMAVQQVQRDMDWLQKNDITLVDTDHTAYPELLREIKRTPPLLYVKGCPASLNFPQVAIVGSRKPTPAGRDTAQAFGSDLAKSGFTITSGLAMGIDAAAHEGAVKVKGRTIAVIGTGIDSVYPQRNSALASEIIANGGAIVSEFPLGTDPQPQNFPQRNRIVSGLSFGVVVVEAAVKSGSLISARYALQQNRELFAVPGSIHNPLSRGCHALIKEGAKLVETSQDIVDELGGFLSRQRDLLDIYKQPAENSLPKHDELIANDLEDDVLAKLDYSPTPIDALAERTKKPIGEVMSCLLTMELKGLVANLGAGYMRLR; encoded by the coding sequence ATGCTTAGTTCAATTGAAGAGCTCATACTGTTTACTCGCCTACCAGGTGTAGGTGCGGCCACATACTGGCAGTTGTTAGATCGCTTTCCTAGCATACACTCTGCGCTGCAAGCCTCACCCGAAGCACTTAAACCATTTCTCTCGCAAGAAGCCCTCGATACCCTAGCGTTGGTACGCAGCCAAAAATCTGCCTCTATGGCTGTGCAGCAGGTGCAGCGGGATATGGATTGGCTGCAAAAAAACGACATTACCCTAGTAGATACTGACCACACCGCCTACCCAGAGTTACTGCGCGAAATAAAACGTACGCCGCCATTGCTGTACGTCAAAGGTTGCCCGGCGAGTTTAAACTTTCCTCAGGTGGCCATTGTGGGCAGCCGCAAGCCCACGCCTGCTGGCCGCGACACTGCTCAGGCCTTTGGCTCCGATTTGGCAAAATCGGGTTTTACCATTACCAGTGGCTTGGCTATGGGTATTGATGCCGCCGCGCACGAGGGCGCCGTTAAAGTTAAAGGCCGTACCATTGCAGTAATTGGTACCGGCATAGATAGCGTTTACCCCCAGCGCAATAGCGCATTAGCTAGCGAAATTATTGCTAACGGTGGTGCAATAGTAAGTGAGTTCCCCTTGGGTACCGACCCACAACCGCAAAACTTTCCACAGCGAAACCGTATAGTTAGCGGTTTAAGTTTTGGTGTGGTGGTGGTCGAAGCGGCGGTAAAAAGTGGCTCTCTTATCTCTGCGCGCTATGCATTGCAGCAAAACAGAGAGTTGTTTGCGGTGCCTGGCTCCATCCACAACCCTTTAAGTCGTGGTTGCCACGCATTAATAAAAGAAGGCGCCAAGTTGGTAGAAACCTCGCAAGATATTGTCGATGAGCTAGGCGGCTTCTTATCGCGCCAGCGCGATTTATTAGATATTTACAAGCAGCCCGCAGAAAATAGTTTGCCAAAACACGACGAGCTTATAGCTAACGATTTAGAAGACGATGTACTGGCAAAACTAGATTACAGCCCAACCCCCATCGACGCTTTAGCCGAGCGCACCAAAAAGCCCATTGGCGAAGTT
- the trkA gene encoding Trk system potassium transporter TrkA, which yields MKIIILGAGRVGGTLAANLSSEANDITVVDSNELYLRELRDRIDIRVVVGHASHPDVLLQAGIEDADMLIAVTGIDEINMVACQIAHSLFRTPTKIARIRSQEYAGYEGLFRSEAVPVDVIISPEQLVSDYICRLIEQPGALQVLDFADGQAQLVAVKAYYGGPLVGQELRYLRKHMPNVDTRVAAIYRRNRPITPDGSTVIEADDEVFFIADKADIRSVMSELRRLDRPYKRIIIAGGGNIGLRLAKALEKQYSVKVIEYSKSRCNFLTENLSHSIVLNGSSSDQELLLEENIEDTDVFLAVTNSDEANIMSSMLAKRMGARKVLTLISNPAYVDLVQGGEIDIAISPQQATIGSLLTHVRRGDIVNVHSLRRGAAEAIEVIAHGDEKTSKVVGRAVEDIDLPEGATIGAIVREVREPTTNEQGEPTNTGAIIRHDVVIAHDDVVIETGDHVIVFLVDKRYTRDIERLFQVGFTFF from the coding sequence ATGAAGATTATTATTCTGGGTGCCGGACGGGTGGGTGGCACACTGGCCGCAAACCTGTCGAGCGAAGCTAACGACATAACCGTAGTGGATAGCAACGAGCTATACCTGCGTGAACTGCGCGACCGCATAGATATTCGCGTTGTTGTTGGCCATGCCTCGCACCCAGATGTATTGCTACAGGCCGGCATTGAAGATGCCGACATGTTGATTGCCGTTACCGGTATTGATGAAATCAACATGGTTGCCTGCCAAATTGCTCACAGCTTGTTTCGCACTCCCACCAAAATTGCTCGAATACGCTCGCAGGAATACGCCGGCTACGAAGGCCTATTTCGCAGCGAAGCCGTACCCGTGGACGTTATTATTAGCCCCGAGCAATTGGTATCTGACTACATTTGCCGCTTAATAGAACAACCCGGCGCCCTACAAGTATTGGATTTTGCCGACGGCCAAGCGCAATTGGTGGCAGTAAAAGCCTATTACGGCGGCCCGCTGGTAGGGCAAGAATTGCGCTACCTGCGCAAACACATGCCCAACGTAGATACCCGCGTAGCAGCCATTTACCGTCGCAATCGCCCAATTACCCCCGACGGCTCCACCGTAATTGAAGCCGACGACGAAGTCTTTTTTATTGCCGACAAGGCCGATATTCGCTCGGTAATGAGCGAGTTGCGCCGCCTAGATCGCCCTTATAAACGCATTATTATTGCCGGTGGCGGCAATATCGGCCTGCGTTTGGCCAAGGCATTAGAAAAACAATATTCCGTTAAAGTGATTGAATACAGCAAATCGCGCTGTAACTTCCTAACCGAAAACCTTTCGCACTCTATTGTGCTTAACGGCAGCTCGTCCGACCAAGAACTACTGCTAGAAGAAAACATAGAAGACACCGATGTGTTTTTAGCTGTAACCAACTCCGACGAAGCCAATATTATGTCGTCTATGCTGGCTAAGCGTATGGGTGCGCGCAAGGTACTCACACTTATTAGCAACCCCGCTTACGTGGATTTAGTACAGGGTGGCGAAATAGACATTGCTATCTCCCCCCAGCAGGCCACCATTGGCAGCTTGCTTACCCACGTGCGCCGTGGCGATATAGTTAATGTGCACTCACTTCGCCGCGGGGCCGCAGAGGCAATTGAAGTGATTGCCCACGGTGACGAAAAAACCTCTAAGGTGGTTGGCCGAGCAGTAGAAGATATAGACCTGCCAGAGGGCGCAACCATTGGGGCTATTGTGCGCGAAGTGCGCGAGCCCACCACCAACGAACAGGGCGAACCCACCAACACCGGCGCTATTATTCGCCACGATGTGGTGATTGCCCACGACGACGTTGTGATAGAAACCGGCGATCACGTCATTGTGTTCTTGGTAGATAAACGCTACACCCGCGATATTGAACGCTTGTTCCAAGTGGGCTTTACTTTCTTTTAG
- a CDS encoding TrkH family potassium uptake protein, whose translation MHYAIISKVLGILLMLFSLTMVPPIFVSLFYKDGAYLSFIMAFAITFSTGGLAWLPVYRVRQDLRTRDGFLITSLFWSVLGIFGSLPFILAEATQLTAVDAVFESLSGLTTTGATVLTGLDFLPKSILYYRQQLQWLGGIGIIVIAVAVLPMLGIGGMQLYRAETPGPVKDSKLTPRITETAKALFFIYVSLTLACLFAYWAAGMSLFDAIGHAFATVAIGGFSTHDLSIGYFDSPLIMLICMVFMVLSGVNFALHFYAWQAQTIRHYLQDPEFKFYASMILLGVFITVSYLFGKGTYGLSESAIKGSFELISVLTTTGFGVADFSLWPTFLPFLIFMFAFMGGCAGSTGGGIKMMRVLLIMKQGVREIHRLIHPNAVIPIKIGTKSVSDRVVEAVWGFFAIYVIAYLTMTIVLLATDLDFVTAFTAVGACLNNLGPGLGSVASHYGDLNSAAKWVLCFAMLLGRLEVFTLLVLFTPMFWRR comes from the coding sequence ATGCACTACGCCATCATTTCTAAGGTACTTGGCATACTATTAATGCTATTTAGCTTAACCATGGTGCCGCCCATATTTGTTTCATTGTTTTATAAAGATGGCGCCTACCTCAGCTTTATTATGGCTTTTGCCATTACCTTTAGTACCGGCGGCTTGGCGTGGTTGCCCGTCTACCGCGTGCGACAGGATTTGCGCACCCGCGACGGCTTTTTAATTACCTCTCTATTTTGGTCGGTACTGGGCATATTCGGTTCGCTGCCGTTTATATTGGCCGAGGCCACCCAACTAACCGCCGTCGACGCGGTGTTTGAATCTCTTTCTGGCCTCACTACCACTGGGGCCACAGTACTTACCGGCTTAGACTTTTTACCTAAATCTATTCTCTACTACCGCCAGCAACTGCAGTGGTTGGGGGGCATAGGTATTATTGTTATCGCCGTGGCGGTACTGCCTATGCTAGGTATTGGTGGTATGCAGTTGTACCGCGCCGAAACCCCAGGCCCAGTAAAAGACAGCAAACTCACCCCGCGCATCACCGAAACCGCCAAGGCGCTGTTCTTTATCTATGTAAGCCTTACCCTCGCCTGCTTATTCGCCTATTGGGCCGCCGGTATGAGCTTGTTCGACGCCATAGGCCACGCTTTTGCCACCGTCGCAATTGGTGGCTTTTCCACCCACGATTTAAGCATTGGCTATTTCGACAGCCCACTTATTATGCTTATTTGCATGGTATTTATGGTGCTCTCTGGGGTTAACTTCGCGCTGCACTTTTACGCGTGGCAGGCGCAAACCATACGCCATTACCTGCAAGACCCCGAATTCAAATTTTACGCATCCATGATTTTGCTAGGCGTGTTTATTACTGTGAGCTATCTATTTGGCAAAGGTACCTACGGCCTTAGCGAAAGCGCCATAAAAGGCAGCTTCGAGCTAATCTCGGTGCTAACCACCACCGGTTTTGGCGTTGCGGATTTCTCTCTGTGGCCCACCTTCTTACCTTTTTTAATTTTTATGTTTGCTTTTATGGGCGGCTGCGCAGGCTCTACGGGTGGGGGCATCAAAATGATGAGGGTACTGCTCATTATGAAACAAGGGGTGCGCGAAATTCACCGGTTGATCCACCCGAACGCGGTTATTCCCATAAAAATAGGCACCAAAAGTGTTTCAGACAGAGTCGTAGAGGCGGTTTGGGGTTTCTTTGCAATTTACGTAATAGCCTACCTCACAATGACCATTGTGTTATTGGCAACAGATCTAGACTTCGTAACCGCATTTACGGCTGTGGGTGCATGCTTGAACAACTTAGGCCCGGGCTTGGGCAGTGTGGCTTCCCACTATGGCGACTTAAACTCTGCCGCCAAGTGGGTGTTGTGTTTTGCCATGCTGTTGGGGCGTTTAGAGGTTTTCACCCTTTTAGTGTTATTTACCCCGATGTTTTGGCGAAGATAG
- the def gene encoding peptide deformylase, whose amino-acid sequence MALLPILEFPDPRLRTIAKPVAKVDQRIRTLIDDMFETMYDAPGIGLAATQVNVHEQVLVIDLGEETKEPMVFINPSIEILDQEHYEYEEGCLSVPGFYEQVSRPKHIRVTALDRDGKEFVIEPEGLLAVCVQHEMDHLNGKLFVDYVSNIKRQRIRKKLEKQHRQAAQSVG is encoded by the coding sequence ATGGCTTTACTCCCAATTTTAGAGTTTCCCGACCCGCGCTTGCGTACAATTGCCAAGCCAGTAGCAAAAGTAGACCAACGCATTCGAACACTTATCGACGATATGTTCGAAACAATGTACGACGCACCGGGTATTGGGTTGGCTGCCACCCAGGTGAATGTGCACGAACAGGTTTTAGTGATAGATTTAGGCGAAGAAACCAAAGAGCCTATGGTATTTATTAACCCCTCTATCGAAATTCTAGACCAAGAACACTACGAATACGAAGAAGGCTGTTTATCGGTGCCGGGGTTTTACGAACAGGTTTCTCGCCCCAAGCATATTCGAGTTACCGCGTTAGACCGCGACGGCAAGGAATTTGTGATCGAACCTGAAGGCCTGCTGGCAGTGTGTGTGCAACACGAAATGGATCATTTGAACGGCAAGCTATTTGTAGATTATGTATCCAATATCAAGCGCCAGCGCATTCGCAAAAAACTAGAAAAGCAGCACCGCCAAGCTGCGCAATCTGTCGGCTAG
- a CDS encoding TIGR00645 family protein gives MEKFIEVTMYRSRWLLAPIYLGLSLAVLALAIKFFQELIHLLLHVIDLKEADMILVVLSMIDIAMVGGLLVMVMMSGYENFVSQLNISEDEEKLSWLGKMDSSSLKAKIAASIVAISSIHLLKVFMAAQTIPNDKLLWYVVIHLTFVASAFAMGFLDTITKK, from the coding sequence GTGGAAAAGTTTATTGAAGTAACAATGTACCGTTCGCGCTGGTTACTGGCGCCTATATATTTGGGCTTGAGCTTGGCGGTACTGGCGTTGGCCATTAAGTTTTTTCAGGAGCTAATACACCTACTTTTGCATGTGATAGACCTTAAAGAAGCCGATATGATTTTGGTGGTGTTGAGTATGATCGACATTGCCATGGTAGGCGGGTTGCTAGTTATGGTGATGATGAGTGGCTATGAAAACTTCGTTTCACAGCTAAATATTAGTGAAGATGAAGAAAAGCTAAGCTGGTTGGGCAAAATGGATTCTTCATCACTTAAAGCCAAAATTGCCGCAAGTATTGTGGCTATTTCGTCTATCCACCTGCTTAAAGTATTTATGGCGGCGCAAACAATTCCAAACGATAAGTTGCTTTGGTATGTGGTTATACACTTAACTTTTGTAGCGTCCGCGTTTGCTATGGGGTTTTTAGATACTATTACTAAAAAATAA